The genome window ATGACGCGGTTACGGCGCGGGAAGTTGCCGGCCACTGGTGGCATGCCGAGCGGATATTCGCTGACGATGCAGCCATCCTGGGCGATGCGGTGGGCCAGTTCGCGGTTGCGCGCCGGGTAGATGCGGTCGATGCCGGTGCCGATTACGGCCACGGTCGCGCCCGGCCCTTCGAGGGCGCCCTCGTGCGCGGCCGTGTCCACGCCCAGCGCCAGGCCGGACACGACGCACAGTCCGGCCTCGGACAGGGCGCGCGCGAAGCGCCGGGCATTGGCCTTGCCCTGTTCGCTGGCGTTGCGGCTGCCGACCACGGCGACGGCCGGCCGGGCCAGCAATTCGATGCGCCCTTTTATATAGAGCAGCAGCGGCGGATCGGGGATAGCGGCGAGCAGGGCCGGATAGCCGGGGTCGTGCAGGGTGAGCAGGTGGTGGCCCTCGCGGGCCAGCCAGGCGCGGGTCGCGTCCACCTGGGCGTGCAGTTCGGGGGATGGCAAGGCGCACAGGGCGCGCACCTGGGCGGCAGTCGCATGCGCCGCCAGCGCCCGGTGGCTAGCGCGGAAGATCGCGCCGGGCGAGCCGAAGACTTCGAGCAGCGCGCGTGCGGTCCGGCACCCCACCCCGCTCGCCTGTTCCAGGCGGATCCAGTCGGCGAGGGTATCGGGGCAGTTACCTGGGTCGCTGGCGGCGGGTTGGGGGTCCGTGTCCTGCACGGCGGCTTTACTCCGGTGAGAGGGCCACGTCGCCGACTTGCACCGGCTCCGTCACTTGCATGATCAAGCCGTAGGAGACGTTCTTGAACACGCGGAAAATGAACAGGCTGCCGTATTGTTCGTCGGGCAGCTTGATCTTGCCGGCGCCCAATCCGAGGAAACCCTTCTTCGCCGGGTCCGGCACCGTCTTCCCGAGATGATAGAGCTGCAGCACGGAGCCGACATCGAGTCCGTCAAGCGAACCCCGGTTGACAGTCACGACCTGGCTCTGTCCGGCATAGCTGACGCCGGAATAGATCGACATCACGCGCGCGTCGACCGGCCGTTCGGGGGCGTGCGGCATGTAGTTGCGCACCGGCGCCGGGGGCGCCGGCACCAGCAGGTCGCCCACGCCCATTTCCTGGCGCGTGTCGGCGACGCGGAAAGTATGGGCGTCGACGCCCGGCTTGGCCTCGGCCACCAGGGTGACGGTGCCCAGGAAGGCGGCCTCGTGGGCCAGCACCTTGCCGGTCTGCGGGTCCTTCAGCACCGTGCCCGGGCGGAACACCTGGAAGCTGGTGTTGCCCTTGAGCTCGCCCTTGACGTAGACGCGGTCGCCCTCGCCCAGGTAGACCCGGCCTTCCTGCGAGGCGACGATGCGCGGCGCGCCGGCCAGTTCATTGGCCTCGACCACCAGCGGCTGGGTCAGGTAGGGTTCGATGGCCCCGGCCGGGATCGCCTGCAGGGCTTCGCGCTCGAGCGACTCGCTGCGCAGCTGGGGAGACAGGCGGGTCAGCGGCGGCTCGCCGCGGCCGTCGCCCGCGCCGGGCGGGCTGAGGCTCAGGCGGCCACGCGTCCGGTCGAAATAGATGATCTGGCCCGGATAGATCCAGTGCGGATTGCGGATCTCGTCGCGGTTCAGGCCCCAGACCTGGGGCCAGCACCAGGGATTCTGCAGGAAGGTCGCCGAGATGTCCCACAGGGTGTCGCGCTTGACCACCACGTGGCGGTCGGGCGCGTCGGGGCGGAAGTTGCAGGTGGGAGCGGCCTGGGCCGCGCCGGCCGCGGCACATGCGAGCAGCGCGGCGGCAGCAGCGCGTGTCACGACTGTGCTAAAATTTTTCATCGAAGACGTCCGTTGTCCGTTGAGTAGTGCGGCGGCGTTAAGACCGACATGC of Massilia sp. KIM contains these proteins:
- a CDS encoding LysM peptidoglycan-binding domain-containing protein, giving the protein MKNFSTVVTRAAAAALLACAAAGAAQAAPTCNFRPDAPDRHVVVKRDTLWDISATFLQNPWCWPQVWGLNRDEIRNPHWIYPGQIIYFDRTRGRLSLSPPGAGDGRGEPPLTRLSPQLRSESLEREALQAIPAGAIEPYLTQPLVVEANELAGAPRIVASQEGRVYLGEGDRVYVKGELKGNTSFQVFRPGTVLKDPQTGKVLAHEAAFLGTVTLVAEAKPGVDAHTFRVADTRQEMGVGDLLVPAPPAPVRNYMPHAPERPVDARVMSIYSGVSYAGQSQVVTVNRGSLDGLDVGSVLQLYHLGKTVPDPAKKGFLGLGAGKIKLPDEQYGSLFIFRVFKNVSYGLIMQVTEPVQVGDVALSPE
- the dprA gene encoding DNA-processing protein DprA codes for the protein MQDTDPQPAASDPGNCPDTLADWIRLEQASGVGCRTARALLEVFGSPGAIFRASHRALAAHATAAQVRALCALPSPELHAQVDATRAWLAREGHHLLTLHDPGYPALLAAIPDPPLLLYIKGRIELLARPAVAVVGSRNASEQGKANARRFARALSEAGLCVVSGLALGVDTAAHEGALEGPGATVAVIGTGIDRIYPARNRELAHRIAQDGCIVSEYPLGMPPVAGNFPRRNRVISGLAAGVLVVEAAAESGSLITAQLAAEQGREVFAIPGSIHSTLAKGCHQLIREGAQLVETVDEVLAAMHASPLAAAPALAPGQANAIAATVAEATADTDAYALAQAKVQAKEGAKAEANAEAKAEARPQAKEDAKAHARVQATAEASLLGALGHDPVGIDALLERLGGDAGEVGARLLALELAGLVEQLPGGRVQRIYP